A stretch of DNA from Candidatus Kapaibacterium thiocyanatum:
CGCATCCGTCGTCCGGAGTGCGGCCAGAGGCGCGGCATAGGCATCGGCGCCCACCCGGAAATCGATGTGCGGCATGAGCAGGACGGATGGATTGACGACACCGACCGTCCCCGCCTGCCGTTCGATCGCTCCGAACATCTCCCTCAGCTCGATGGCGTCCGCCGGATAGGACGAACCGGCGCAGACCGCCGGACGTACGTCGAGACCGGCGAAGGCTTCTTCGGACGCATGGAGCATCGCATCGTAGGCAGGTCCTTCGAGGAAGCCCATCCGGGCCAGTTGTGCCACGAAGGCCCGCGCATGCAGGAGTTCCGGGCCGTCGGGGCTGACGCCCGATGACGATGCCAGCTCTTCCCACGTCGTATGCCCGTCGCATACTTCAAGGATCTCGACCATATCGGGATGCAGCAGGATCGGTCCGTCGGCGATGTTCATCGGATCGTGGAGCAGAAGCATGTCCTCTCCGCCATCCTGGACGACGGAGACATGGACATCGGCACGGAATCTCGGCAGGACGTTCGTCATCGGAATCAGGCCCTGGGTCCGTTGATCTTCCGGTCGAGGTTACGCACCACCCAGATACCCGATACACCGGAGATCAGGAAGAGGAGCGCGGCGACGAGATACAGCATTTCACCGGTGATGATGGCGGCGGCGACGGTGAGCAGCACGCACAGGACACTGGAAATGAGGATGACGACGAGCGCAGAGCCCAGACTTTTCTTCTTGGCCATGATTACCGCACCGGTTTGTTTGTTCTGTAGGAATCCCTGTAGTCGATGTAGTTCTGCGCACTCTGTTCGAGCTTGCGCCGCTCTTCGTCCGACAGTTCACGGACGACCTTGGCCGGGACTCCGGCTACGAGCGTGCCCTCGGGTACCTCGAAGCCTTCGCGCACGACGGCACCGGCAGCGATCATGGAATACGGCCGGACGACGGCACGGTCCAGAACCGTGCACTGCATGCCGACCAGGACGTAGTCCTCGATGGTACAGCCGTGCAGCATGGCGCTGTGCCCGACCGTCACGTTGTTGCCGATGGAGAGCGGATGCTTCCTGAACGTCGTGTGCAGCATGCACAGATCCTGGATGTTGGTACGCTCGCCGATCCGGATCCAGTGCACGTCCCCCCGGATGACGCAGTTGAACCATACCGTGGAATCCTTGCCGATCTCCACGTCACCCAGGATGACGGCACCATGGGCCACGAAGACGCTTTCGTGCAGCTTCGGCTCGTACTGGCCATAGGACAGGATCGTGCCGTTCATTCCCGTTTCATGTCGCATCATACATCTTCCCTTTCGGCGGACGTACCGCCGCGGCGTTCGAAATGCGCCGTATCGGCTGCGGCAACCCATTCGTCGAGGTGCACGACAAGATAGGCCCTCGCAGCATCATAGTCGTTCGGAATGTATCCGTCGAGAATGGCTTCCTCGATCATGTACTTGAGATAGCCGACCGTACGGGAAGGACCGATACCGGCGATCTCCATGATGTCCTCGCCACGTACGGGCGACTGGAATTCGCGCAGACGGTCCCGCTCCTGGACGTCGAGCACCTTCGTGCGCACGATGTCGTAGTTCCGCACGTACTTCTCCGCGAGCCGCGGATTCCGTGTGGTGACGTCCGCCTTGCAGAGGATGAAGAGATCTTCGATGGCCCCGCCGGCTTGGACGGCCAGACGCCTGATAGCCGAGTCCGTCACTCCGTCATCCACGAGCTTCATCGGCCTCTGATGCAGCCGCACCAGCGTCTGCACGTAGGGCAGATGATGCAGGGGCAGCTTCATGCGGCGGAATATCTTGTCCTGCCACCGCGCGCCGACTTCTTCATGGCCATGGAAGGTCCATCCCGTTCCCTCGACGAACCGCTTCGTGCGTGGCTTGGCCACGTCGTGCATGAGCGTGGCGAAGCGCAGCCATACGTCGGCGCTCATCGCGGCGACGTTGTCGACGACCTGAAGCGTGTGCAGGAAGACGTCCTTGTGGCGGTATTCCCTGCCACCGGTCGTCACCAGATCGACGCCGGAGAGCCGTTCGACTTCGGGGAAGACATGGGCCAGCAGGCCCGTATCGTGCAGGATGTGCAGTCCGACGCTCGGCTTCGGCGAAGCCATGATCTTCATGAATTCGTCGGAGATGCGTTCCTGCGAGATGATCCGGATGCGATCGGCCATGGATCGAATGGCTTCGAGGACCGCAGGTTCGACGTCGAACTGCAATTGCGAGGCGAACCGTGCGGCACGCATCATGCGAAGCGGATCGTCGTTCATCGTGACGACCGGATCCAGCGGTGTGCGCAGTATGCGTCGGTCGATGTCGCCCGCACCGTCGAACATGTCGACAAGCGCGCCGAGTCGATCGGGATGCAGCGATGCCGCGAGTGCGTTCACCGTGAAGTCCCTGCGCCGCAGATCGTCTTCCAGGCTTCCTTCCGTCACGACGGGATTACGGGAACCCGGCTCGTAGACCTCCGCGCGCGTGCCCACGAACTCCAGGTGCTGTTCGCCTACGGGCACGAGTGCCGTACGGAAACGCTCGTAGTGCACGGCCTTGGAATTGAAGAGCGATGCGACGGCATCGGCGAAGTCCAGCGCATCGCCGACGACGGTGATGTCGATATCCGTACGGATGCGTCCCATCAACGAGTCGCGGACGTAGCCACCGACCACGTAGGCGTCGATGCCCCGCTCCGCGGCGAAGGCCGAGATACGGAGAAGGATCGGATCGGAGATGTCGATCGCGGGCGTGTTGGTCGTCATAAAACGTCAGCGCCGGTCTGGGACCGGCGCTCATTGTTCTTCGTTACTGGTGCAGAAGGCATCGGTCAATCCACGATACGGCGGATGCCCGAACTGCCCTTGTCCCGTCGTTCCATCGCGACCAGGGCAGCGGCGGCGATTTCCTTCGACGTGAGGCCGAACTTGACCATCAGTTCTTCGGGCTCTCCCGAACCACCGAAGGAGTCCTTGACGCCGACGAATTCGATGGGAACGGGGGCGTTCTTGGCCGTGCATTCGGCGACGGCTCCACCGAGACCACCGTGCACCTGATGCTCTTCGGCCGTGACGATGGCGCCGCATTCGCGGGCTGCCTTCGTGACCGTTTCGAAGTCGAAGGGCTTGATGGTATGGACATTGATGACCCGCGCCTTGATTCCCTTTTCGGCCAGTTGCGATGCGGCCTGGATGGACTCCCATACCATGGCGCCGCACGCGATGATGGCGACGTCGTCGCCGTCCGTCAACTGATTGGCCTTGCCGAGTTCGAACCGGGATTCTTCCGTGGTGAACATCGGAACGGGCGAACGACCGAAGCGGATATAAGCCGGACCGACCATCTCACCCATGGCGATCGTCGCCTTGCGGGCTTCTTCATAGTCCGCCGGTACGATCATCGTCATATGAGGCAGCGTACGCAGGAAGGCCACTTCCTCGAGAACCTGGTGCGTGGCGCCGTCGGGACCGACGCTGATGCCTGCGTGGCCGCCGCCGATCTTCACGTTCGCCTCGTTGTAGGCCACGGAGATGCGGAGCTGGTCGGCATTCCGCAGTGCGCAGAATGCGCCGTAGGAAGCGAAGAACGGGATCTTGCCGGACAGGGCGAGGCCTGCGGCGATCGTCGTGGCATTCTGTTCGGCGATACCGATGGAGAAGAACCGATCGGGGAATTTGTCGCGGAAGAGCGACGTCATGACCGAGCCGGTGATGTCGCCACCGAGCACGATGACGTTGCTGTGACGTTCACCGAGGCTGACGAGGCCGTCGCCGAAACCGAAGCGCGTGGGTTTTGATCCGAGAAGCTGAATTGACATGGCGATGTTAGAATGAGCGATGGACGAAGGACGGTAAACGGTGAATCCGGACGGGAACCGGAATTACGGCATCGTGGCCAGTTCTTCCAATGCGGTTGCAGCCTGTTCCTTGGACGGCGGCTTGCCGTGCCATTCGAACTTGTCGTTCATGAAGGAGACGCCGTGGCCCATGTAGGTACGTGCGATGATTGCCGTGGGAAGGCCCGTGCCCTTGCTCTGGTTCTCCAGGAAGACGTCGAAACCGCGCATGAGGTCGGCGTGGTTATGACCGTCGACGACGACGGTATCGAAGCCGAAGGCACGGCACTTGTCGACGATGGGATAGACGTTCATGACGTCCGGGACGCGGCCATCGATCTGGCAGTCATTGTTGTCGATGATCCAGCAGAAGTTGTCGAGCTTGAAGTGCGAGGCGGACATGGCGGCTTCCCATACGGAACCTTCCTGCAACTCGCCGTCACCGGTAAGGGAGAACACGCGGCGGTCGTTCTTGTCCACGAGCTTGTCGCTCATGGCCATACCGACGGCGATGGAAATCCCCTGACCGAGCGAACCGCTCGACGTCTCGACACCGGGAAGGTGCATGTCGCGTCCGGGGTGCCCCTGGAGGCGCGTACCGAACTTCCGCAGCGTCGCCTGCTCGTCCTTCGGGAAGCAGCCGGCATTGGCCAGTGCGGCATACATGACGGGAGCCATGTGACCGGCACTCAGCACGAAACGGTCGCGACCACTCCACTGCATGTCTTCGGGCTTGTAGCGCATGTAGCCCCCGAAGTACAGCATGGCGAAGATGTCGGCCGATCCCAGCGGACCGCCGCTATGTCCCGATCCTGCGCGTACCAGCATGCGGATGATATCGCGACGGATCTCGTTCGAGATCGGTGCGAATTCCTCCGGTGCACGGCGCACATTCGGGAACGTGGTTGTATTGAATTCCAACGACTGCTTGACAGAGACGTCCATGATGCCTCGTGCGTGATATCGACGGTGACTAGGTAGAACTGCAAAGTTACGAAGCTTGCCGTAACTTTATGGCCTTTCGGGAGGCGTGTGTCACGCCGTGGTACTTTCCCCGCTCGAATCATGAGCGTGAGCCCGGTGGACCATTGCCCAGGCAGCACGATCCGCCGGAACTACTCCAACCTGTCCATCGAAGGATCATGAAGCACGTCCTCCACTTTTGTGTGGCTCTCTTCGCTCTCACCTGTTCGATTAACGCACAGGATGCCAACACCGGTTCCGTCGGAACCGATTTCCGCATAGCGATTCCACCCAATGAAATCGAGGAGTATCCCGCCAAGACCCTCGCGATCTTCATTTCTTCGGCATTCGATACGGAAATCAGTCTGATCGGTCCCGGAATGGCGGAACCGATCAGGCGGCAGATCAAGGCAGGAACCACGTTGACGCTCGACGACAAGAACAGCCCGGTTTCTTGGAGCTGGGAAATACGAGGAATGGAGATCGTCGAGAACAAGGGCATCCATATCACCTCGGAGAAACCTGTCACCGTGTCGGTTCTATCGTCGAAGCAGTTCACATCGGATGGCTTTACGGCGATTCCGACGGTCTCTTGGGACAACGAATACATTGCCGCGTCCTACTACGATTTCAACGAGATCAGGAGATGGGCGGGAGGCTTCATGGTCCTCGCCGGCGAAGACGACACACGCGTCACGATCATGTTGCGTGGAACCGGCTCCGACACCATGAGAACTGCGGGTGGACGCCATATTAATACCGGTGAATCATACACCGTAACGCTGAATGCAGGCGATGTATACGCGGTCAAAGGGGATGCCTCCACACGAGGTGAGTTCGATCTCACCGGCTCGTTGATCAGAAGTACGAAGGCCATCGGCGTCATCGGGTTCCACGAACGTACCACGATGCCGAACAGCGTACGTTACGTCGACGGCTACTGGTACGATGGACGGAACCATCTCTCGGAGATGCTTCCTCCGTTGTCCGACTGGGACACGATCTACGTGACTCAAAGCTTATTGCGTATCCCCTTCGAAGACCGCGATAGCTCCAGCACGCTCTATGGTTCGGGCGACTTCTATCGTGTCGTCGCTTCCGAAGCGAATACGAACGTCGTATGCCGTTACTACGATCCCGTCACCAAACGACAACGTGGCACCTATACGCGAACCATCGACAGAGCGGGTGGCTTCATCGATGTGGAACAGGTCGCGGACCCGAGGGATCTACCCTCCGGTCAGGTGGTGTGGACCTCGGACAAACCGATCCTCGTCTTGCTGCATTCGTGCTCATGGCGCTGGGATCTATCCCGTTATCTCGATCCATTTTCGATCGTTCTCATCTCTCCGTCGAAGCATGCCCCGCTGGCCATGTTCCAGACGGCGCCCATTCTCGACTTCACCAGACACTTCGTCAATATCGTCGTCGGCCCGCTCGGAACGGATAGTATCGCCGTCGAAGACCTGAAGTCCATTACGCTTGACGGCGTTCCTCTCCATAAGCATACCGGGGTCCAGGCCCCTGGCCTACTCGACGGCAAGGTGCCGGGTACGCGGTACTATACGGTAGCGGTCAACCTGGACAGTATCGGCAGGTCATATCGTCTTGCCAGCAATGGCAAGGTGGCGCTTGGCGGACACATCTACGGACATGGCGAGTCCGACGCCTATGGGTGGCCCATCGGCGGTCGCCCTTACTCCCTCATCGGCATCGACACGATGCCGCCCGTTCTCGTCAAGACGCCGGGCTGCGCCTCGTGGGACTTCACGGCAACGGAACTGCGCGATCACCCCAGCCCTCGTGCCCCTCGACCGAAGGCGACGGACCAAGTGGAGTCGGGTATCGCCAGCGTCATGTGGGACGATAACGGCGGCACCAATCTCGCCCTCCTCAACGTCGGCTCCGGCCAGTTCTCCCGTGATTCGGCGCTGAAGGAACGTTCCTTCACCGTACGTGTCGTCGACCCGGCGCAGACGGCGGCGGGCATCGTCGTCGTGCGGGATTTCGCCGGAAACCAGGTCCGCGATACGCTCGTATGGAAGGGGCTTCCCCTGACGCAGCGCACCACGCCGTTCGGCATCACGAGGCCGGGCAGCGTGCGGACATCGACGATCACGATCCGTAACGGCAGCCCACAGCCTCTCGCCTTCACGTCCACGTCGCTCAGAAAGGGCAGCCCGTTCTCCCTGAGGGCACCGATGCTGCCCATCACCATTGCGGCGAACGACAGTATCGTCTGCACCATCGCCTTCGCACCGAAGACGGAGGACGGACCGGGCATCAGCATCGACACCATGACCGTTACGGTCGGCTGCTATCGCATTCCTCACGTCCTCATGGCGACGGCTGGCGAACCCGAGATCGCGGTCGACGAAGTACGTCTCGTCCGTACGTCCGATGCCCCGAACGAGGTATGTATGGCGAATGGTGGCCGCATCGTGAATACCGGTACCGACACACTCGTCGTCCATTCTATCAACGGTGTATCCGGCGGCTTCTCGTACAAGCCCGGAGATCAGTTCACGTT
This window harbors:
- a CDS encoding tRNA nucleotidyltransferase gives rise to the protein MTTNTPAIDISDPILLRISAFAAERGIDAYVVGGYVRDSLMGRIRTDIDITVVGDALDFADAVASLFNSKAVHYERFRTALVPVGEQHLEFVGTRAEVYEPGSRNPVVTEGSLEDDLRRRDFTVNALAASLHPDRLGALVDMFDGAGDIDRRILRTPLDPVVTMNDDPLRMMRAARFASQLQFDVEPAVLEAIRSMADRIRIISQERISDEFMKIMASPKPSVGLHILHDTGLLAHVFPEVERLSGVDLVTTGGREYRHKDVFLHTLQVVDNVAAMSADVWLRFATLMHDVAKPRTKRFVEGTGWTFHGHEEVGARWQDKIFRRMKLPLHHLPYVQTLVRLHQRPMKLVDDGVTDSAIRRLAVQAGGAIEDLFILCKADVTTRNPRLAEKYVRNYDIVRTKVLDVQERDRLREFQSPVRGEDIMEIAGIGPSRTVGYLKYMIEEAILDGYIPNDYDAARAYLVVHLDEWVAAADTAHFERRGGTSAEREDV
- a CDS encoding transketolase; translated protein: MSIQLLGSKPTRFGFGDGLVSLGERHSNVIVLGGDITGSVMTSLFRDKFPDRFFSIGIAEQNATTIAAGLALSGKIPFFASYGAFCALRNADQLRISVAYNEANVKIGGGHAGISVGPDGATHQVLEEVAFLRTLPHMTMIVPADYEEARKATIAMGEMVGPAYIRFGRSPVPMFTTEESRFELGKANQLTDGDDVAIIACGAMVWESIQAASQLAEKGIKARVINVHTIKPFDFETVTKAARECGAIVTAEEHQVHGGLGGAVAECTAKNAPVPIEFVGVKDSFGGSGEPEELMVKFGLTSKEIAAAALVAMERRDKGSSGIRRIVD
- a CDS encoding gamma carbonic anhydrase family protein → MNGTILSYGQYEPKLHESVFVAHGAVILGDVEIGKDSTVWFNCVIRGDVHWIRIGERTNIQDLCMLHTTFRKHPLSIGNNVTVGHSAMLHGCTIEDYVLVGMQCTVLDRAVVRPYSMIAAGAVVREGFEVPEGTLVAGVPAKVVRELSDEERRKLEQSAQNYIDYRDSYRTNKPVR